In the Candidatus Tisiphia endosymbiont of Melanophora roralis genome, CTCTAGTATTTTGTTATTATTTGTTTTACCTTGGCTTGACAGTTCAAAAGTTAGGAGTAGCAATTATAGACCAATGTTCCGCATAGCTTTTTGGCTGTTCATATTTGACTGCTTGACACTTGGGTATCTTGGAGGACAACCAGCAGAAGAACCTTACATTACCTTAAGCCGGTTTGCTGCTACTTATTATTTCTTTCATTTTTTAATTGCAGTACCCCTAATTAGCAAATATGAAAAAACTCTGCCATTACCGGATTCTATATGAAAGACAACAAAGTTATACAAAGGTATTTTATACAGGGGCATATGATATTTAAACCAATATTTAATGGTCTTTCAGGATATCTTTCTTGGATTCCCGCTGTAGCTCGGATGACGTTTTTTCTGTCATGGAGAAACTCTATTATTTGTCTATTCATATTATTACTATCAAACATCTCTATCGCAAACGAAGCACTACCTACAAAAAAGATTGCTTGGTCATTTGATGGAGTTTTTGCAACTGTTGATAGGAAAGCTGCACAACGTGGCTTCCAAGTATATAAAGAAGTATGCAGTAGCTGTCATGGTCTTTATAATTTATATTATCGTAATCTTAAAGATCTAGGATTTTCAGATGAAGAAATTAAAGAAATAGCCAAAAATTATACTGTACAAGATGGTCCAAATGATGCAGGAGAAATGTTTGAAAGACCGGCTCTACCCTCTGATCCATTTGTTCGTCCTTATCCTAATGAACAAGCAGCAAGAGCTGCCAATAATGGAGCAGACCCGCCTGATTTATCGTTGATTATCAAAGCAAGACCTGATGGAGCAAATTATTTATATTCTATACTTACTGGTTATAGTGATCCTCCTGAGAATTTTAAACTAATGCTAGGATTAAATTACAACCCATATTTTCCACATAGTCAGATTGCCATGCCAGCTCCCTTGTCAGATGGACAAGTAAAGTATATAGACGGAACAAACTCATCAGTCGAACAAATGGCTATGGATGTTACGATATTTTTACAATGGGCTGCTGAACCTGAAATGGAAAACCGTAAATCCATGGGTTTAAAAGTGATGATGTTCTTAGTAATTTTTATAATTTTCTTCTATATCTCTAAAAATAGAATTTGGAAGAATCTAGAAACAGAAGAGCATAAATGAAGAGTATAAATATAACACTAGTAAATGAAGAGTTGATAGAATCAAAATTATGATAGTAGCAGGAGTCGAAGGGTCGAGGTACACAACTGTTGAAAGTTAAAACCGTCTATTAGCGAGGAGGCACAAAGTGCCGATGTGGCAATCTTGTGAAGAAGAGCTTAAATTATCTCGAAGCCGCCTAACAAAGGCAGATATTATTTCATGAGATTGCCACGTCGGCGATTTCATCGCCTCCTCGCAAGAGCAGAGAATGTGATTTAAAAATTTCCTTCCAATCAGCATATATATTACCGTCCCAACTATTTCATAATTTCATTAAAAAAATTCTATACTGTTTTTATAGTGTTTTTTTAGCAAAATTCCCCAAGTTTGACATACAAAATAGTCTATTTTTAACCGTTTTTCACGGGGAGGAAATATGACAGAATCGTTAATTTTTCCGACAACTTAATTGAAAATCCTAACACTATTTTCTATAATATAGTCGGTAATTTTGTCCCGCCTGAGTGGCGAAATCTTACCAATAATTGTGGCAAACAATTAAGTAAAACATCTCGTCAACTTTTATTGTTGATAGTTTCTTGCACGAAAACTGATAGCTACAACAATACACAAGAATTACAAGAAGGCTATCATTTTTTCGAGAAAGAGCTAGAAGTCATACTAATTATCTTTCAATAAAGAATTAATAGGATTAATAATCCAGTTCCAACTAGTGATAGACTTAATAATTTGAGGACTTGCTTCATATTTTAATATAGCATCTGACATTCTATTTAATACATCCTCCATTGAATGGAATAGTTTGTTGTAAAAGAACTTTTCTTTTATTTCTTTCCATTAAACCAGCAAAAGTTGCTCTTGTTGCTGTTATGCGTAAATTACTAGCTTTTATGCACTCTATTGTAAAAAATAATTCTTCTTGGAATGAAAATTTATGTTAAGTTACTATTTTTTTATTGACTTCCATTACGGATGCTCAGGTGTATAGGTAAAATTAGAAAATAAACTAAAAATACTCTGAAATAAATAATAAATATATAACAATTTACACCAAGGCAACCTCATTAAAATATTATTCTAGTTTTTTCTAGCAAGAGTTCTATAACAATATAAATTTTACTGGTATTTTTTTGTCTAGTCATTTACAGTTTACACAACGATTTATAGGATATGTGAATATAAAGGAAGTAGCTGTCTATTTATACAACAACAAAATGCATATTCCAACAAAATACAAAAATATTCATCTTTTGTAAAAATAGATAAAAAGTCCTTGGTAATAATTTATATTTTAGTTTAATCTATAAATTGAATATAAAAATATTTAGGGTTTTTTATGAAAGAAGAAGATATTAATTATCGGGACAATTCAAAGTATGCACCTTGTCAATATGCTACTAGGTTACTGGACAAACTCTGTAAGATGAATGAGGAAGTAAATAGACCAATAGATATTAACGAAGTCAAAAAAGCAATATATTACGCCAAGAAATATCATGGTAGCCAAATGCGGCAGTCAGGCGAGCCTTATTACTCCCATCCACTAGAGGTGGCGTATATGATTTCTGATTATCTTTTTCGCACTGACATTATTGTTACCAGCATACTGCATGATACCATTGAGGATACAAAACTTACTAAAAAGATGATTGCTTATATTTTTGGGGAGCAGGTTGCTAGTCAAGTAGAAGACTTAAGCAGGAACAAGCCTCACGGAAAGATTAGCTCGGCGGAAACATTAGATATATTACTTCAACAAGAAAAATATGATGTGGCATTGATTAAATTATTTGATCGAACTCATAATATACAAACTCTAGAAACTAAATCACCGGAGAAAGCAAAAAAAATTATAATAGAAACCCTTAGTAGGTTTATGAGCCTTAGTATGTATTTTAATACACCAACAATTGAGCAAAATTTTGCAGAATTATGTTCTAAATTAATACATACTTATTATAAAACTAATAACTATTAGTTACAGTTATATTCTCCAACTTTGCAAAGTAAAATATCCCAAATCCATAACTTATTACTATAGGCAACATAATACATAGTATTCCTATCTGCCCCATATATTTTGTACAATATATAAAACCAAAAGATGTAACAACAGAAATTGTGGCATGTGCTAAGGCTTATACAATACTACTATAAGTAAAGCGTTTAAAAATAGGGAAATATTTATAAAAAATTGCACTAGCTGGAGCTGAATCAGGTGCAAATAACACGATCAATAGTTGTATTATAAATAAATGTATAGGAGTGCTGACCCTATAAAGAAAATAAGGGCAAAATATTATAAAAGTAGAGAAAATTACCCACCTGACTTTAATAATCTTTAAAGGGTATATTCTATAACTTAAATACGCTAATAATAGCGTAGTGAATAGCTGTATTATCGAAATAAGAAAGTTATGATAAATAATATCTCCAATACCATAACCAAAAGAATTCCTGAGTATATTACCACAATAAAAATACACAAAATATGTTGGTACTGGACCAGCACATTGAATTAAAAAATAATAGAATACTGTTTTTTTCTGCACTTTTTCTTCTAAAATCGGATCACCTTTTAATATTTTTCTATCAATAAAGTGGTTATCAAAAAATGTTTTTAATCGCAATTTTGCATTAGCAAATTCTTGTGCTTCTCTTAAGTTAGTTCTAGCAACTGTACCTATAGTGGCAATTATCATTCCAAACCAAAAAAGATACCGCCAATTAAATCCATAGTTAGTAATCAAAAAACCAAAACCTAATGCAACCATTGACCCCAAGGAGGCACAAACCGTAATCAACGTTACAACTGGATATTGTATTGGTGGTTTTGTTATTTCCATTAAATATAACTCTGCTCCCACCCTCTCACCTAAGGAAGATATACCTTGTACTGCACGACATATACTAATAATCCATGAAGCCGTAATTCCAATTTGTTCATAAGTTGGTAAGGTAGCCATAACAAAACACGAGGCTGCCATCATAAAGGTTGTAACAATGATAGTTATTTTTCGACCAATAGTGTCTCCTATCCAACCAAACAGCAATGCTCCAAATGGTCTAAAAACAAAAGTGATACTATATGCAATTGCAGTAAAAAAAGCGGCAGAGTCTAGATCATTTTGGGGAAAAAACAGACTATTAAGTAAAACTGCCATATGAACATAAAGCATCAGATCAAAATACTCAAGGAATGTTCCTATTGACAGTAACCCGACGGCTTCTTTTTGTTCTCTCGTTAGATTGGTTTGGGGATAGATAACCCTACCATCGGCTTGTACAAATTTACTCATAGTTGTTTAAATCTTACTTATATATTATCTAGAATTATAATTATATATAACTGTTTTAAAAACCCCCCATGTCAATTTGACATATGGGACTATAATTTTAGGGTTTGATGCTACATAATTTCACAACACATATGGAGTTTCCAGCTAGTGCTATATCTTCTTCCGAGTCAGATGTATCAAGACAAGTGTCGTACGAAGCATTATGCTGGGAAGAAGATGCCCCCTGATATGAGAGGAATTGTTGACAACGCGATTCTAATTGTCTATCAGCTTATCCCTATCATCAAAATCATCAGCCATTTTATATTTTGCCATGCTATTTAGGTTGATTTATGTTGCCATATTTTAATTAGAATCAATTCTAAAATAATAGTCAACTTATTTTAATAAAAAAATTAATTATTTTTCATAATATAAACAATATCTAATATTCTACTCGTATGCGATACGATTTTGATAATCAACATCTCTTTGATCTCAGGTTATATTTTTACCAAATATCTCTTTTCCCCCTTCTAATTCTAATTTGTTTATAGAACCGTGATATTGTTACAACCAAGATTTATTATTTCAATTTTCGATATTATAATTTTCTTGCTATCGTTCAACCAAATCTTCAATATTTATAAACACTATAATAAATATAAGGTTAATAAATGATAGGATATCAGCAGGAAGAAAGAAGCCTAAAGAATAAATCTCCTACATTAATTAAACCGAGCTAATGTAAAGTTGGAGTATTGAATGCAAAAATTAATCTCTTAAACAAGGTCTCTTATATATTATAAACACATAATGCCATCAATGATTTTACCAACAGCTGCCGAGTAGAAATCATAGAACCTTAATGCTTAATTGTTCTTGCCCCACAAATCCATGTTATATTGTTTGCAATATTCAAACATATCAACTGTATTAGGGTGGTGTATGCCAAATTCCTTAATTTGTGGCTTGCCAAAAAATTTATAATTATATAAATCTTTGCTTTTACAAGCTGCTTTTGCTCCTTTCTTGTATAACTCACTTACTTGAGCAACATTTTTTTTTCTATCTCCATATAAATAATGAAATATAACAAACGCTTCTTTATAAGATTTTATGGCTTGCTTAAGCTTATCCTGGGCAAACAAAATATTACCTTGTACTATATAATTAACTGCTAAGTCAAGATTTTTAGAATAATTCGTTTTATCATGGATTGTGTTTTCCTCTATTAACCCTATGGAGATAGCTTGATTAATATATTCAGAAGCTTTATCTACTTTACCTAAACCTAATTCGCTTTTTGCCATTTCTGTATAAATATCTGCAAATATTTTATTATTCTTATGCTTTAGAAGCTTATATATATCATATATCTGTTGAGCTTGGGTATAAGCTTCTTGATATCTACCAAGAGAATTTAATATACTTACTCTATATAAGCGGTGTTCACTAAGGGCTATGGCATTAATATCAAATCCATTTTTTATAAATATTTCAGTAGCTTTATCTACATACTCTAAACTTTCCTTATATTTGCCTTGCATCTCACATAATGCACTTTTTAAAGTATACATTGTAGATATATCAATTTCTTGTATTACTCCTTGTTTTGCTAGTTCTTCTATCTTTTTAAGAAATTCCTTAGCAAGTGCTATATTACCTAAAAGTATCTGAGATTCAGATATATTTGACATAATACTAAATTTAAGAGAATAATTGGCTTCATCATCATCAAACTTATCTACAATATTTAATGATTTATTCAGATAAGAAATCGCTGTGTCAAAATTCCTTAATATTATTTCATGATACACTCCTATTGCTCCTAAGTACCTAGCATAATAAAATTTTTGAGATTCAGACATTTGCCACAATTTAAGTTCCTTATTTTTATCTTTTTGATTAAACCAATCAAACATTTGTTTGGCTTTGTTGTTATAAATGTTTAGATATAGAGAGAATAACTCAGACCTTAAGGTAAGTATTGCGTATAAATTAATATTATATTTTTCAGAGTTTTTTAGAAGAATCTCTAAATTTTCTGGTATAGTTTTGGCACTTCTCCACAAATATGCTGAAAAAATTCCTTTTGGTTTAGGTAATTTGCTAATCATATTTTCTAAATATATTTTATTATTATTGCCATTTAGTTCCATTATTTTATTGCTGACTATATCATGCATTTCAAAAATAGGATTATCCTTGTTAGGATCAATATTACTGATTATAAATTTAGATAATTGATATATATCATCATCTAAAGTATTTGTATTATCAGTAATGATGGTAAGCAGCTGTTTTGAGAAACTTTGATTATTGAGTAAAGCTATTTTATTAAGTAATGTTACTGCATTAGGGTTTAATTGTTGAATAGCCATACTAATATTCATTGCTATTTTATCAGTAGATTGATAAATTTTCTTTTTATATTCTTCTTTCTCTAAACCTTTAACTTTGTTAAGTAATTGCGCCCCTTGCACTATCAATATTGGATAACCACTAAAAGATTGCGTTAAAAATTCGATACTATTATTATCCTTATTGTTCAATAAGTTATTAGCTAAAGCTACAATAGTGGGGTGATCGAGTAGTGGCATGGCTATAATGTTATGTAACTTTTCATTATCTTGCGAGCAAAACACTACATGACCATTATGTTCCCAATCAATTAAATCTTGTACTTTTTTATTTTCATTAACTTTTAAATTATCAAACACCAATAACCATTTAGTAGTAGTAGTTAAATATGACATTACTTCTTTTTTGGATAGAGTTATTGCTTCAGATATATTAGCTTGTTTAACCATATTGAGTTGTTGGGCTAATTTAACAAATTGTTCATTAAGGTCTAGGTTACAATCAAAAAACCAAATTAGATCATAATTATTTTTATTCTCATAACTATACATCCTAATCAGTTGAGTTTTACCTATACCACTAGTACCAACTATACTTGCTTGTCTATATTTATTTAAATGCTCATCAAGGATTTTAAGTTGTTGCTCATGATTGACAAAATAACTAACTGGAGTGATTAAATTAGATACTTGTTCTTGAGCAAAAGTATTACTATAAATAATTAGTAATATGAATAATATTAGAAATTTTTTCATATAATGAAACTGTTGAAAGATAAATTATGCCTTAACGGTACGTATAAAACATATTATTACGAACAATTATAAAGAATAAGCAAAAATAACTCAACTTAAGTTTGAATATTAATAATAAAAATCATTAAAAAAAATAGGAAAGTTTGTTTGCTAATTCTGAACCTAAATTTCACTAACCTAGTATCAGTAGGGCATCTTTACAATCTCAAAGTTCGTATAATCCCTTATGGTGATTTTTGACATGTATAACGCCGATAGACCTCTAAATTATAACCTTATCCCAACGTAACTAGTGATTTGAGCAGTATTATTTATCAGGAGTGTAAATGACATCGTCAAACTCCTCACTTAACGAAGGCATTCTGATTTGCAAACTTGCTGTACAATTTATCACATTAAAATTGATGGAATATATTTACAACATATATGATACAATTAATAGCTCTTTAACCAACTCGGCTAACTGCAACTTTAACACAGGATAGCCGTAAATACTATACAATGAGGTTGATAGCTCACCAACAACAGTTTGTTTATGTTATTACATTATGCACTGCATTTTGTTTGGTGCTTACATCGAACTTAGGTTAATTATAGGTCTAGTTAATTTATAATATCTCCAAATCAATAATCAACTCTTCAAATTGCTGATTATTAGAATATTCTAGAGTTACCTTGTCCTTTATTTGGTTTTTGAACCAAGTAATTTGCCTTTTTGCATATTGCCTAGTCTTAATTTGTGCTAGATTTATGGCATTTTGCAAAGTAATTTCATTATTTAAATAGCATAATATTTCCCGTAGACCAATGGTTTTTATTGCAGAAGAATATATATCAGGAAAATCTTTTTTAATTTGAGCTACTTCTTCAATTGCTCCTTCATTAAATAATTTTTCTAACCTAGTATTACATGTTTGATAAAGAAATTCCCTCTTTGGATGTAGAAAAATTACCTTAAAATCAAATGCTGGAAGAATAGATTTATTTTGTAAGCTTTGGAAAGCAAATATAGATTGCCCGGTTTCCATAAATACTTCATAGGCTCTTATAACCCTTTGAGTGTCGTGTTCATTTAACTTCTGAACAGCTAGGTTATCTAGCTCTTTTAGTTTATAAAAAAACTGGGTCGAACCAATCTTAGAGTGTAGCTCTCTAACATATTGCCTAATTTTAGGAGATATTGATGGTATTTCATTATAACCAAAAAGTAATGAATTAATATATAACCCCGTACCGCCAACAATTATTGGTAACTTGCCTCTACTACGAATGTTTGTAATTTTTTCAAGAGCATAATTTATATATTGTATTACCGAAAATTCTTGTTCTATAGATAAAAAATTATAAAGATGATAAGGAATCTCATTACGGTATATTTGTGATGGCGAGGCAGTAATAATGGGAATCTGCCTATATATCTGCATAGAATCACAGTTAACTATCTCAGCATTATATATTTTAGCTAAATAATGTGCCAAATAAGACTTGCCACTAGCGGTAGGTCCACATATAACTAACATCGAGTCAATAATTTTTTTTGTGTAAGTTAGCTTGATTTTTATATATATTACATTGATCAACTCAAGCTTTTATCAAAGCATTATATTGCAAATCTGTATTCTATATTTCATTTTCAGACGAAACTCTCATATATCCAACCAACATTCGTAAAACCAATGACAAAAGTTGACAAGACGTTTTACTTAATTGTTTACCACAATTATTGGTAAGATTTCGCCACTCAGGTGGGATAAAATTACCGACTA is a window encoding:
- a CDS encoding HD domain-containing protein yields the protein MKEEDINYRDNSKYAPCQYATRLLDKLCKMNEEVNRPIDINEVKKAIYYAKKYHGSQMRQSGEPYYSHPLEVAYMISDYLFRTDIIVTSILHDTIEDTKLTKKMIAYIFGEQVASQVEDLSRNKPHGKISSAETLDILLQQEKYDVALIKLFDRTHNIQTLETKSPEKAKKIIIETLSRFMSLSMYFNTPTIEQNFAELCSKLIHTYYKTNNY
- a CDS encoding tetratricopeptide repeat protein, which gives rise to MKKFLILFILLIIYSNTFAQEQVSNLITPVSYFVNHEQQLKILDEHLNKYRQASIVGTSGIGKTQLIRMYSYENKNNYDLIWFFDCNLDLNEQFVKLAQQLNMVKQANISEAITLSKKEVMSYLTTTTKWLLVFDNLKVNENKKVQDLIDWEHNGHVVFCSQDNEKLHNIIAMPLLDHPTIVALANNLLNNKDNNSIEFLTQSFSGYPILIVQGAQLLNKVKGLEKEEYKKKIYQSTDKIAMNISMAIQQLNPNAVTLLNKIALLNNQSFSKQLLTIITDNTNTLDDDIYQLSKFIISNIDPNKDNPIFEMHDIVSNKIMELNGNNNKIYLENMISKLPKPKGIFSAYLWRSAKTIPENLEILLKNSEKYNINLYAILTLRSELFSLYLNIYNNKAKQMFDWFNQKDKNKELKLWQMSESQKFYYARYLGAIGVYHEIILRNFDTAISYLNKSLNIVDKFDDDEANYSLKFSIMSNISESQILLGNIALAKEFLKKIEELAKQGVIQEIDISTMYTLKSALCEMQGKYKESLEYVDKATEIFIKNGFDINAIALSEHRLYRVSILNSLGRYQEAYTQAQQIYDIYKLLKHKNNKIFADIYTEMAKSELGLGKVDKASEYINQAISIGLIEENTIHDKTNYSKNLDLAVNYIVQGNILFAQDKLKQAIKSYKEAFVIFHYLYGDRKKNVAQVSELYKKGAKAACKSKDLYNYKFFGKPQIKEFGIHHPNTVDMFEYCKQYNMDLWGKNN
- the miaA gene encoding tRNA (adenosine(37)-N6)-dimethylallyltransferase MiaA gives rise to the protein MLVICGPTASGKSYLAHYLAKIYNAEIVNCDSMQIYRQIPIITASPSQIYRNEIPYHLYNFLSIEQEFSVIQYINYALEKITNIRSRGKLPIIVGGTGLYINSLLFGYNEIPSISPKIRQYVRELHSKIGSTQFFYKLKELDNLAVQKLNEHDTQRVIRAYEVFMETGQSIFAFQSLQNKSILPAFDFKVIFLHPKREFLYQTCNTRLEKLFNEGAIEEVAQIKKDFPDIYSSAIKTIGLREILCYLNNEITLQNAINLAQIKTRQYAKRQITWFKNQIKDKVTLEYSNNQQFEELIIDLEIL
- a CDS encoding cytochrome c1, which encodes MTFFLSWRNSIICLFILLLSNISIANEALPTKKIAWSFDGVFATVDRKAAQRGFQVYKEVCSSCHGLYNLYYRNLKDLGFSDEEIKEIAKNYTVQDGPNDAGEMFERPALPSDPFVRPYPNEQAARAANNGADPPDLSLIIKARPDGANYLYSILTGYSDPPENFKLMLGLNYNPYFPHSQIAMPAPLSDGQVKYIDGTNSSVEQMAMDVTIFLQWAAEPEMENRKSMGLKVMMFLVIFIIFFYISKNRIWKNLETEEHK
- a CDS encoding MFS transporter, which codes for MSKFVQADGRVIYPQTNLTREQKEAVGLLSIGTFLEYFDLMLYVHMAVLLNSLFFPQNDLDSAAFFTAIAYSITFVFRPFGALLFGWIGDTIGRKITIIVTTFMMAASCFVMATLPTYEQIGITASWIISICRAVQGISSLGERVGAELYLMEITKPPIQYPVVTLITVCASLGSMVALGFGFLITNYGFNWRYLFWFGMIIATIGTVARTNLREAQEFANAKLRLKTFFDNHFIDRKILKGDPILEEKVQKKTVFYYFLIQCAGPVPTYFVYFYCGNILRNSFGYGIGDIIYHNFLISIIQLFTTLLLAYLSYRIYPLKIIKVRWVIFSTFIIFCPYFLYRVSTPIHLFIIQLLIVLFAPDSAPASAIFYKYFPIFKRFTYSSIV